One genomic window of Parasteatoda tepidariorum isolate YZ-2023 chromosome 9, CAS_Ptep_4.0, whole genome shotgun sequence includes the following:
- the LOC122271115 gene encoding uncharacterized protein has product MGKKSDLTEFQRGMIVGARCVGTSISKTAALVKCSRAAVVNVYKEWTIKQKTGSQRQTCGRHRVLNARSERRLARVVQRNRRATVRQIASDLNQGATVNVSERAVRRTLRV; this is encoded by the coding sequence AtgggaaagaaaagtgatttaactgaatttcaacGTGGAATGATTGTGGGTGCGAGATGTGTCGGAACGAGCATCAGCAAAACGGCTGCACTTGTGAAGTGTTCTAGAGCAGCAGTTGTTAATGTGTACAAAGAATggacaatcaagcaaaaaaccggATCTCAACGTCAGACTTGTGGTCGTCACAGGGTACTGAATGCTCGATCAGAGAGAAGGCTGGCCAGGGTTGTGCAGCGCAACAGGAGAGCAACAGTGCGACAAATTGCAAGTGATCTTAATCAAGGAGCAACTGTGAACGTCTCTGAACGTGCTGTTCGACGCACATTGCGCGTATAG